In one window of Thermodesulfobacteriota bacterium DNA:
- a CDS encoding HD domain-containing phosphohydrolase, protein MNAGKKDEMKLFDGESAAVNDRSKSIRRDLLMRMTLVALAVALLVGVATYLIERQGIATAIEERTILGAELLRARVRQISRFSGEPWQNVVSRALDGLEEDMPSSKLGRFVFVEVLDVNGRQLASYPHNQGGAMAELIALARKQYFKANPGQIQLKRIHDSPVPGAVAVVDPVFDRKGIRVAQINGIFVLSAETISKFDRGLAVAVLTAVAIVVVTTLMIYPIIRRLIRRLSGLSIQLLDANLETLQVLGNAIAKRDSDTDAHNYRVTIYSVRLAEACAVEDAVIRRLIKGAFLHDVGKIGVRDHILLKPGKLTDEEYEVMKTHVPHGVDIIGQSSWLQDAGELIASHHEQYAGKGYYRGLKGEGIPLTARIFAIADVFDALTSERPYKKPLTVEQSLEILKRGAGEHFDPELLERFTAMASDLHGRFANDDVAARKEVADIIQRYFKTDLGVILEEAFTDSHSY, encoded by the coding sequence ATGAACGCAGGAAAGAAGGATGAAATGAAGCTATTTGATGGCGAATCCGCTGCCGTGAACGACCGCAGTAAATCGATAAGAAGAGACCTGCTAATGCGAATGACGCTGGTGGCGCTGGCAGTAGCACTGCTGGTCGGAGTAGCTACATATCTCATCGAACGTCAGGGCATCGCCACGGCCATCGAGGAGCGCACCATACTGGGCGCTGAATTGCTCCGTGCCCGTGTACGCCAGATTTCTCGATTCTCCGGAGAACCCTGGCAAAACGTCGTATCTAGGGCGCTCGACGGACTGGAGGAAGACATGCCTTCTTCCAAGCTCGGCCGGTTCGTCTTCGTAGAAGTGCTGGACGTTAACGGCAGGCAACTGGCGAGCTACCCCCACAATCAAGGGGGCGCTATGGCCGAGTTGATTGCTTTAGCCAGGAAGCAATACTTTAAGGCCAATCCCGGGCAGATTCAACTGAAACGCATTCACGACAGCCCTGTTCCCGGCGCGGTGGCGGTTGTGGACCCGGTGTTTGACCGGAAGGGAATAAGAGTAGCCCAGATTAACGGGATTTTCGTGCTCTCGGCCGAAACAATCTCGAAATTCGACCGTGGTCTTGCCGTCGCCGTGCTGACCGCTGTAGCCATCGTAGTAGTGACTACGTTGATGATATATCCCATAATCCGCCGCTTGATCCGTCGGCTGAGCGGCTTATCCATTCAACTGCTAGACGCTAACCTGGAGACCCTGCAGGTCTTGGGCAATGCCATAGCTAAGCGTGACAGCGATACCGACGCGCACAATTACCGGGTCACGATCTACTCGGTTCGCCTTGCTGAAGCGTGCGCCGTGGAAGACGCCGTCATTCGCCGTCTCATCAAGGGCGCTTTCCTCCACGACGTAGGTAAAATCGGCGTTCGCGACCACATCCTTTTAAAGCCCGGCAAACTGACCGATGAGGAATATGAGGTCATGAAAACGCACGTCCCCCACGGTGTAGATATCATCGGGCAGTCGAGCTGGCTTCAGGATGCGGGGGAACTGATCGCCAGCCACCACGAGCAGTATGCGGGCAAGGGTTATTACCGGGGCCTCAAGGGTGAAGGCATTCCGCTTACTGCGCGCATTTTTGCCATTGCCGACGTGTTCGATGCCCTGACCTCGGAGCGGCCCTACAAAAAACCTCTGACCGTAGAGCAATCACTGGAGATACTGAAGCGGGGGGCCGGAGAGCACTTCGACCCGGAGTTGCTCGAGCGTTTCACCGCCATGGCCTCCGACCTGCACGGGCGCTTCGCCAACGACGATGTGGCGGCGCGTAAGGAGGTGGCTGATATCATCCAGCGCTATTTCAAGACCGACCTGGGCGTCATTCTCGAGGAGGCATTTACTGATTCGCATAGCTACTAG
- a CDS encoding META domain-containing protein: MPNRDTNLFADRELKWDGNAKKTHWKEILDEKYSKKRKVTFKEDGMKLSVIITAGLALALLACLQNPGEKTITAPDTEGKSVKTTLTGTNWLVEDIAGRGVVENSQPTIRFDEGGRVSGSTGCNLFNGIVTIKGDTIKFGQMATTKRGCIPSLMDQELRFLKAMEEVRSFSMGQDGLLYLYGPNPEPLFRLSRMADPSQ, encoded by the coding sequence ATGCCGAATAGGGATACTAATCTTTTTGCGGATCGAGAATTGAAGTGGGATGGGAATGCAAAGAAAACCCATTGGAAGGAGATTCTCGATGAAAAATACTCAAAAAAACGAAAAGTAACATTCAAGGAGGATGGCATGAAATTATCGGTTATTATAACAGCTGGCTTGGCGTTAGCTCTACTTGCCTGTCTACAGAATCCGGGCGAGAAAACTATTACCGCCCCCGACACGGAGGGCAAATCTGTGAAGACAACCCTTACGGGGACAAACTGGCTGGTAGAAGACATAGCAGGGAGAGGCGTGGTGGAGAATTCACAGCCCACCATCCGTTTCGACGAAGGCGGCCGTGTATCAGGAAGTACGGGATGTAATCTTTTTAATGGCATTGTCACAATCAAGGGCGATACCATTAAGTTCGGCCAGATGGCGACAACTAAGCGCGGATGCATTCCTTCCCTAATGGACCAGGAGCTGCGGTTCCTCAAGGCTATGGAAGAAGTCCGCAGTTTTTCCATGGGTCAAGATGGATTGTTATACCTCTATGGCCCCAACCCCGAGCCTCTCTTTAGGCTCTCGCGGATGGCTGACCCGAGCCAATGA